The Marasmius oreades isolate 03SP1 chromosome 2, whole genome shotgun sequence genomic sequence ACAATCTTATCCAAGCCCTTCGACCTAATACTAAACTCATCTGGCTTGAGTCGCCCACCAATCCCACTCTTCGAGTGATAGACATTGCCAGGCTCTCACAGCTCTTAGACCAACAATTCCCACCCCACTCCCCGAATGCTTCTTTGAGGCCTTTGATCCTCGTCGACAACACCTTCGCATCACCCTTTTTCTCCTCTCCCCTCCTCCTCGGCGCCGATATCGTTCTTCATTCACTCACGAAATACGTCAACGGACATTCAGACGTTGTTATGGGCGCTCTCATATTACCCGCCCGACACGCCGCAATCACCGAACGCCTTCGTTTCCTCCAAAACGCCTCCGGAGCTGTTCCTTCAGCCTACGACTGTTGGTTAGCTCAACGTGGAGCTAAAACCCTCCATGTCCGGATGAAGCAACACGGTGTGAACGCTCTTCGGATAGCTAGGGCTCTTCAGCAAGAACCTGACGTTGAGGAGGTTCTGTACCCTGGTCTGAGCAAAGATCGTTCGGCGACTGCTTGGAAGAACCTCAGTCCTCATGCTAGGAAGTGGATTGAGACTGAGAAGCTTTTGGGAGACGATGGAGCTTTCCCGTTCTCTGGAATGATCTCGTTCCAGCTTAGGAAGCCATCACCGAATGCTAGCTATGATGAGCATGCTGCTTTGTCTTCTCAATTCTTGAAGAACCTCAGATTGTTCACGTTGGCGGAGAGTTTGGGCGGTGTGGAGAGTCTTGCGGAGGCACCGGCGAGGATGACACATGCTGGTATTCCTGCTCATAAACGGGAGATTTTGGGTATCGGTGAGGGGCTTATCAGATTGAGCATTGGTATCGAGGATGCAGATGATCTGCTAGATGATCTCAGGGCAGGGTTACAGAGTGTTTACAATTGATTAATTGGTTGCCCGGAATTCTTAGATGCATTACATTCAATTACCGGTATATTTTTGTAATTTTATTATGTACTGTACACCTTAGTAGATAGCTTATGGTTCGTCCAAGGTTCTTCACAGAATTGACGTATTGTAGATTTTTAATCTGTCACTCCAGAATGATACTTTTTCGGCAGACTGATACTCTATTTTGGAATTTGATTCCCTACAGTATCGAACCAAGCCGACAGAGAGGTGGGGAGCGCCGGGAGATGCCGGTAAACGGCTCGAAAGGCTGGAAGTAGGAAGCTGGCCCGCTTCTAACTCAACCTTCGAGACTGTTACTGTAGCTGGCAACGAAAAGGTCTGAAAGAGTCCGACTTTTGGCCGAATGCCGGAGTCTGGCCACCCGATTTTATCTGTTTCCAAATGGCGAAAAGGGCCGTTATCCGGATTTTACCTCATACATCGTCGAAGGCTCGGCTTTATCCGGACCAGTACTTGCTTGTAAATAAAGAGTCAATACATTGCCTTTTTTATCGTATATGCTGTGAGTACATGTTTAACTCTAACCTTATTCCTCTTCTGACTGAAAATTTTCTATTGGTAAAATAATAAGATACAGGTATACCGCAGAAAATTGAAACAAGGCATGTAAGGTAGGACGACGGGCGCTCGTGGTCTCACTGCCAGGCCGCTGTGCTACACTTCGTTTTGGTTGGCCCTTGGTTGGCCCCGCTGCTCGACATTTCCCTTCCGGGATCATTTGAATACGCCTCCATCCTCATGATGATTCGGGACCCGGTCGTTTATACTCGGGTAAATCTGTCAGTCCAGGTGGGGTGGGTCACTGGGTGTGCTTCGCTTCGAGGAAGTCTATTTGAGTCGGACCGGAAGCCTGAACTGTCGTCAGGGCGTCATCGTCTACTTGCTAGAAGTGCACATGTTTCTATTTCCAGAAGGCCTCCCTTGTGAGCCCAGCAGCAATTCAATACCTCTGAGCCTGTCGGGATGGGTTTAACCACCGTTTAAGGTCGAGCAACGAAGAATTTGAACGACCAATGTCACTGTCCATAGTCAGACTACACACTCAGGCAGTAATTTCCAAGCGATAGGTGACGAACCAAATGCTAGAAGAAATGTGCTTCCTCCCAGGCTTAAGCTCGGAACCCGGCGCTTTTTCGGTCATTTCGGAGAAAACTGACCCTTCTCATCGACTCCCCATGCGAAAAAGGGTGGGTCGTTTTTTCATGAAAAGAGGAATAAATTCAATAGTAGGAGTGTCTGTAATCGTATGTTGAATAACATTGCCAGCACTTTTGGCTCAAGTTCGGTCTTTTACGAATGACTGGGTGCGGTTATCGGATCTCACGAACTTCACAGACGATATATCAACCAGACAAACCTGATTCCATGCCATTCCAACTCGCCACCGAGACTTCTCGAGTTAGTACCATGCTTCGCTCTTTGGTGTTCCTTCTCGCTGCGGCAGCCTCCTCCGTCTGGGGCTCCCCGGTCCTTGCTACTACGAACGCGACCCTCGATTCTCGAGCAGCCAACGCTCTGAGCTTCAAGTGGACGTCGGGTCAGGCACTCATCTATCCCAAGAATGACAACAGGAAACTCGCGGCTTTGAAGGATCCGTCGATCATTTTCACTAACGGGAAATACCACGTATTTGCGAGTACAGCTGTAGAGGCAGGGTACAACGTGAGTAGATCCCCATAGGTTATGCGTTTTTCTAGCGCCTATTGACATTCTCCCTCATCTAGCTGGTGTACCTCTCATTCACAGACTTCAACCAAGCAGAGAACTCCAACTTCTTCTACCTCGACCAGGCTCCCATCGGCTCTGGCTATCGAGCAGCACCACAGGTGTTTTACATGAGCACCCAGAAGCTCTGGTACCTCATCTACCAAGATGGCAACGCTGCCTACTCGACCAACTCGGATATCAACAACCCCTCCGGGTGGTCATCTCCCAAGCATTTCTGGTCCAGCCAACCAAGTATTATCTCCCAGAATATCGGTTCAGGCTTTTGGGTCGACATGTGGGTCATCTGCGACTCTTCCAACTGCTTCCACTTCTCCTCAGACGACAACGGTCACCTCTACCGCGCCCAAACCTCCGTCGCCAACTTCCCTAACGGTTTCAGCCAGCCCGTTATTGCTCTGTCGGCTGCCAAGAACGATCTATTCGAAGCGTCCAATGTGTACAAAGTCGGAAGCCAGTATCTCCTAATCGTCGAGTGTATTGGTAGCACCGGACATCGATACTTCCGTTCTTGGACTTCAAACAGTATCGCAGGATCTTGGACAGCGCTTCACGCTTCCGAATCTGATCCATTCGCTGGGAAGAGCAACGTTCAGTTTAACGGAAACGTTTGGACGGCTGATATTAGTCATGGAGAGGCCGTACGAACGAATGTGGATCAGACGATGACGCTTCCAGATTGTGGTCCTCAACAATATTTGTACCAGGGATTGCCAAATGGTGCCACTGGGTCGTATAATTCGCTTCCTTGGAAGCTTGCGCTTTTGACTTCGACTACGGTGAGCCTTGGGAATTCGAGCTTTTGAATTTCAGACAATTTCCTGACGATCCATGATAGTGTACCTAGGAGTTCAAGCGGAACTGGCGTACGACCGTTAGGGCTTCTGGGTTACGGACTCACTATTCATAGCGACGTAGGTCACCGATATAAGTATAACATAACATGATTCGATTTCATTCGTCAACGTTGACATGAGCTATTGGGCGAACGATAAGTCAACATGATTCTCGGGTAAAAGTTTCCCTACAGTCCTTTCTTGATATGAATACACATAATAACGACTTCCGTTAGTAGATTCCGCTTGAGCGGTACTTCCAAATCCGACTGCATGGTACAGGATCAAATCTTGAGACTCAAGTTGACATGTACCGCTTTAACTTGAGTGTAActtcagaaaaaaaaaaagaaagatatCTATCAGGGCGAGTCCTACAGACGGAAgtggaaaagaagaaaaactcACGTTTCCAAAGCGTACTCTCCCATCTCCCTCCCAATTCCTGATTGTTTGTATCCTCCAAACGGAAGACTGGGATCAATCGAACCGTAGCAATTGACCTGAAACGGCAATCGACAAACATGCCATGCTCAGTAACAGTAATAAAAAGGCGGGGAAAAAAAACACGTACGAAAATACTTCCACCCTGCAAAGCATGAGACACTCTAACAGCCCGACTATTGTTTTCCGTAAACACCCCACCCGCTAACCCATAAGATGTGTCATTGGCCATCTCAATGACCTCTGCAGAAAGTAAAACTTGAATAACCACCGTTCAAATAAACGGTTAGTAagtactttccttcctccgtctTGAACTTGATCACGACAGCAACAGGTCCAAAAATCTCTTCTCGAACAACCTTCATCTCGGGCTTACAATCCGTAATGATCGTAGGCTGGATGAAGAATCCCTCGTTTCCATGCCGCTGCCCACCAGTAGAAATAGTGGCACCCTCGGTTTTCGCAGAATCGATATAGGACATGACACGCTaatcaagaagaaaaaaacccCCCGGAAAATGGTCATAAACATGTTTTAAAACACCCACCCCCAAATTTCACAAAAAGACATACATCAAACTGAATCTGAGAAACCTGAGGCCCTTGTTGCGTCGCCTGATCGAAAGGGTTTCCAGTATAAGTTTTTCGTGCCTCGGCGGCCTTTCTGAATGCCTCCACGAACTTGTCGTAAATGGATTCTTGGACGAAGATTCGTGAGCCTGCCATGCAGCTCTGGCCGGCGCTTGTGCTAAGCGGTAATTTGAGAAAACAAATACAACAAAGAAGCTTGATAGGTTGGGTGTATAGCACGTACTAGATCCCAACGACAGCCCATTTGACAGCCTGTTCAAAGTCTGCGTCTTCGAAGATTATGTTAGGGGACTGGGGGGGTAGGGTCGGAACGAAGTAAGGCAAGTTTCAATTTAGGAAGGGGGGGAAAAGCAAAAACGCACTTTCCCGCCGAGCTCCAACGAAACGACCTTGAGGTTAGATCTCGCCGATGCTTCCTGGATCTTCCTTCCTGTTAGGGTACTCCCCGTGAATGCGATCTTGGCGATTTTGGGATGTGAAGAAATCGCTGCTCCTACGGTGTGTCCTAGGTCCCTCTTGAATGAGTTTCTCCCTCGAAAACGAGGTGGAGTCGAAAAGAACGTACCGTATCCATTGATGATGTTCACAACGCCAGGAGGGAACCCAGCTTCGTTGATAAGACTCGCCATTTTTTGTGAGGTCAACGGAGCAATTTCCGAAGGCTGTCAATGGATGGATATCGATGGGGTTAGGTTTTCTTATCAAATTTCAATGCAGAGGAACCTAGAGAATACCTTCAACACGCAAACATTGCCGGTTGAAAGGGCTGGTGCGATTTTGAACGCAACCATAAGCTGCGATAGATGAGCAAGAGATACATCCCGATAGTGAATGAGCATACGTACAAAGGGCGAGTTCCAGGGAATGATTTGACCCTTTAAGAGGGACGATAACGGTATAGTAAAGAGTAACAGCGAGTAATACCTACCACGACTCCGTAGGGTTCATGTCTGGTGTACGCAAATTTACTTTCATTTGTCTGGAAGATATCAAATCAGGTTGAATAACTGACTTGTGACTGACCGAAGGTGTGATGTGAACGAACCTCTATTGTTTTCCCTTGAACCTTATCGGCCCATCCAGCATAATAGCGGAAGATTACGCTGGCATTGCGAATCTCTCGATTTTTCGTGACTGTGAAAGGCTTCCCTATGCTTATCACTTAGAATGAACCTGTTACAAAACGTGATATAGTAGACACCCACCAACGTTCAAAGTCTCGAGTGCTGTTAACTCATCCAGGTTTTCCTCGATCAGGTCGGCGAGTCTGCTCAATAGTCTTCCTCGTTCTGTTCCCGGTACTTTGAGACCCCAAGATGTTTTGTATGCCTTGTAGTATCGTAACGAGAACAATTAATTTCATGCCCGCGAAGAGATTCAACAGACGCACCTTGAGAGCAGCATCAACTGCGATGTCAACATCTTTTTCCGAGCCAGCTGACACAGATGTAATGACCTTCCCCGTAGCTTATAAACAGGATTAAAGTAATTCCAACACAAACTATAGCTCGAAGCCTACCCGGATTCACGATGCTACACGATATAGGGGCCACAACAAATTCAAGTGATAGGGTAAGTGACGGTAAGTGACAGTATATTTTTCACTGAACCATCACTTACCTATCACTTACCCATCACTGAACTTCACAGCCACTGCATTTGCGCATCACTGAGCCTCACGGCCACCGCATTCGCGCGTCACTGAACTTCACAGCCACCACTATTCAATCCCATGTACCTAAGTACCTTTAATCAATGTTCTAGGTCCCGAGAACGTATGAGGAACTACACAATGCAACCTTCGGGAACCAGAACGTTGCTTACCAAGTTCTACCACTATCCTGTAAAGAACGAAGTGTTAACGCCTACCTAATTAAGCAGAGTGGCTATGCCAACTCGATGGTGCCGAATGCCTTAGGGCGCCATCCGTCATATGTTTGTTTATATTTACCTATAGCCGCATGTAATCCCCGTCGCTTCCTGTAGATAAATATCTACTTTCTTCTCACTTGTAAAAAGGACTTACTTGGTTATAAATACCTTGTCATGTTCACTGCGAGTGATCTAAGAAAACCGGCCAAATAGGCCAACCCTACAACCAGTTATACGTGAAATCTTCGACGGTCCGATGTTGCCAAGTGACTTGCCCGGATTTTATTGTCACTTACTAGTCACTTACGCACCACTTACCGTCACTGGCCGGTCACTTCCCATCACTTACCCATCACTCACCCATCACTCACCCATCACTTACCCATCACTTACCCATCACTGAACTGTCACTTACTCATCACTTACCGTCACTGAACCGCCGCTTACTTGTCACTTCCCCGTCACTTCCCCATCACTTACTAGCACTGAGCCGTCACTTCCCCATCACTGAACCGTCACTTACCCATCACTGAACCAACACTTACTCGTCGCTTACTGTCGCTCACCCGTCACTTACTTGCCCACTCATCTTCACTTCCCCATCACTGAAATTCAAGTACGGCACCCAAATTGTCTTGAGGTGAAAACAAGGTAAAATTTTGTTCTTTGGTTGACCAATACTGGGCTACAACGAAAATCTTCGGAGATTCTGATGGACAAGGAAGAAGATAAACTGGACGGATTGATACTACATACCTGGAAGAAGGTACGTGTGAGAGATGATAGGCATTACTATTTGGTCCTATTTGCTCATGCCAGCCGGCAGTCACTTCGGCAAACCATGGCAACAGCATGCACATCGAGGACGGTAGTGCCAGCGGGACTCAAATTTATTTGATAA encodes the following:
- a CDS encoding uncharacterized protein (CAZy:GH62) gives rise to the protein MLRSLVFLLAAAASSVWGSPVLATTNATLDSRAANALSFKWTSGQALIYPKNDNRKLAALKDPSIIFTNGKYHVFASTAVEAGYNLVYLSFTDFNQAENSNFFYLDQAPIGSGYRAAPQVFYMSTQKLWYLIYQDGNAAYSTNSDINNPSGWSSPKHFWSSQPSIISQNIGSGFWVDMWVICDSSNCFHFSSDDNGHLYRAQTSVANFPNGFSQPVIALSAAKNDLFEASNVYKVGSQYLLIVECIGSTGHRYFRSWTSNSIAGSWTALHASESDPFAGKSNVQFNGNVWTADISHGEAVRTNVDQTMTLPDCGPQQYLYQGLPNGATGSYNSLPWKLALLTSTTVSLGNSSF